In Nostoc sp. UHCC 0926, a single genomic region encodes these proteins:
- a CDS encoding 1-acyl-sn-glycerol-3-phosphate acyltransferase, whose protein sequence is MPKTIHSTQPPLKFIPQQFNPLILQIFRWLLPIALRFRTRPWLPAGIVKIEAKNVEVLAELYQQFQAGKIRFLLAFRHPEVEDPLCMQYLLSRIVPEVARQKGIRLQSLVHSYFLYDRGMTVWAGDWLGWLFSRLGGVPVHRGRRLDRQAIQTARELFANAKLPIAVAPEGGTNGHSGIVSPLEPGVAQMGFWCVEDLQKANRTETVIIVPIAIQYRYVEPPWSKLDWLLSKLEADSGLPIIEIAQGDACGGLRLREEIYYQRLCRLAEYLITEMEEFYRRFYHQDISKTISTDESASPNQVLIARLHRLLDKALQVAEQYFGVQAQGNFIDRCRRLEEAGWNYIYREDLPDINALSPFKRGLADWIAEEADLRMRHMRIVESFVAVTATYIQEQPTAERFAETALLIFDMLSRIQDTTLPGRPRLGLRQAQITVGEPISVTERWKNCQGDRYAARQAVSDLTKDLQIALEKMIR, encoded by the coding sequence TTGCCCAAAACGATTCACTCTACTCAACCACCACTGAAATTTATTCCCCAACAGTTTAATCCGCTGATACTCCAGATTTTTCGGTGGTTACTGCCGATCGCACTACGGTTTCGCACTCGACCTTGGCTACCAGCTGGTATTGTCAAGATTGAAGCCAAAAATGTTGAGGTATTGGCCGAACTTTATCAGCAATTCCAGGCTGGAAAAATTCGCTTTTTGTTGGCATTTCGTCACCCAGAGGTGGAAGATCCCCTCTGTATGCAGTATTTGCTTTCTCGCATTGTGCCAGAGGTTGCTCGTCAAAAAGGTATTCGATTACAATCCCTTGTTCACAGTTATTTTCTCTATGACCGGGGGATGACGGTTTGGGCTGGAGATTGGCTTGGTTGGTTGTTTTCACGGCTGGGTGGTGTGCCAGTTCATCGCGGTAGACGACTAGATCGCCAAGCTATTCAAACAGCACGGGAGTTGTTTGCTAATGCCAAACTACCGATCGCAGTGGCACCGGAAGGAGGTACTAATGGCCATAGTGGTATTGTTAGCCCACTGGAACCCGGTGTTGCTCAAATGGGGTTCTGGTGTGTAGAAGACTTACAAAAAGCTAACCGGACTGAGACTGTGATCATTGTGCCGATCGCCATCCAGTATCGTTACGTTGAGCCACCTTGGTCTAAACTGGATTGGCTGCTGAGTAAGTTGGAAGCTGATAGTGGCTTGCCGATAATAGAAATTGCTCAGGGCGATGCCTGCGGCGGGCTACGCCTACGCGAAGAGATTTACTATCAACGCCTCTGTAGGTTGGCTGAATATCTGATTACCGAGATGGAAGAGTTTTATCGTCGCTTTTATCATCAAGATATCTCAAAAACCATCTCAACTGATGAATCTGCTAGTCCTAATCAGGTGTTAATTGCTCGACTTCATCGCCTACTAGATAAGGCTTTACAAGTTGCCGAGCAATATTTTGGAGTTCAAGCGCAGGGTAATTTTATTGACCGCTGTCGCCGTTTAGAAGAGGCTGGCTGGAATTACATTTATCGGGAAGATTTGCCAGATATCAATGCTTTATCACCCTTTAAACGTGGTTTGGCAGACTGGATTGCAGAGGAAGCAGACTTGCGAATGCGGCATATGCGGATAGTGGAAAGTTTTGTTGCAGTCACAGCTACTTATATTCAGGAACAACCGACGGCAGAACGGTTTGCAGAAACAGCTTTGCTAATATTCGATATGCTTTCTAGAATTCAGGATACAACCCTTCCAGGGCGACCTCGATTAGGTTTGCGACAGGCACAAATCACCGTAGGAGAACCAATTTCAGTTACTGAACGCTGGAAAAATTGTCAGGGCGATCGCTATGCAGCTAGACAAGCTGTGAGCGATTTGACAAAAGATTTGCAAATCGCTTTAGAGAAGATGATTAGATAA
- a CDS encoding sulfate ABC transporter substrate-binding protein — MNQGQRTPKSRRYLTELVQTYIVKALHAARQWRVQLIRWLYKYSAWGVASLFLVGVSLSIVMAACSPRNVNNTGNAGAASQSDVTLTFVSYSVTNAAYQQIIPKFIEQWKKQHNQNVTFNQSYDGSGSQTLAVIDGKEADVVHLSLALDINKLVQAGFVQPGWEKEAPNDAIVTKSLNAIAIRQGNPKNIKTWTDLAQDGVNVVTADPRTSGGARWNFLSLWGSVTKTGGNENQAIDFIAKVYNNAPLLPKTARNASEVFFKDGQGDVLLNYENEMILSTQNGEKISYVVPDVNISIDNPVAVVDKNVDKHGTRPLAEAFIKFLYTPDSQREFTKLGFRPVDLTIAKETEANFPKIKTIFKAEDLGGWNEIQKKFFDEGAIFDKIRAKKS, encoded by the coding sequence ATGAACCAGGGGCAACGTACTCCAAAATCAAGGAGATATTTGACTGAATTAGTTCAGACTTATATCGTTAAAGCTTTACACGCTGCAAGACAGTGGCGGGTACAACTAATACGATGGTTGTACAAGTATTCTGCGTGGGGTGTTGCGTCCCTATTCTTGGTCGGAGTTAGCTTGAGTATCGTGATGGCTGCCTGCTCTCCACGTAATGTCAATAATACTGGTAATGCTGGCGCAGCTTCCCAGAGTGATGTAACCCTAACCTTTGTTTCTTACTCGGTTACTAATGCAGCATACCAGCAGATAATTCCCAAATTTATCGAACAGTGGAAGAAACAACATAACCAAAATGTCACTTTTAATCAAAGCTATGATGGCTCAGGTTCCCAAACTCTTGCTGTAATTGACGGTAAGGAAGCTGATGTCGTACACCTGTCACTTGCCCTTGATATTAATAAACTTGTTCAGGCAGGTTTTGTTCAACCGGGTTGGGAAAAAGAAGCGCCTAATGATGCAATTGTTACCAAATCTCTAAATGCGATCGCTATCCGTCAGGGTAATCCCAAAAATATCAAAACTTGGACAGATTTAGCCCAAGATGGTGTAAATGTGGTTACAGCAGACCCTAGAACCTCCGGTGGCGCTCGTTGGAACTTCCTTAGTCTGTGGGGTTCTGTGACAAAAACTGGCGGCAATGAAAATCAAGCAATAGACTTTATCGCCAAAGTCTATAATAATGCACCTTTATTACCCAAAACTGCTCGGAATGCCAGCGAAGTATTCTTCAAAGATGGTCAGGGTGATGTTTTGCTCAACTATGAAAACGAGATGATTTTATCAACGCAAAATGGCGAGAAAATCTCATATGTTGTGCCCGATGTAAATATCTCCATCGACAATCCTGTTGCTGTTGTAGATAAGAATGTCGATAAACATGGGACTCGCCCTCTTGCGGAAGCATTTATCAAATTTCTTTACACCCCAGACTCGCAACGAGAGTTTACTAAATTAGGATTTCGTCCTGTTGATCTGACGATCGCCAAAGAAACGGAAGCCAATTTTCCCAAAATTAAAACTATCTTTAAAGCTGAAGATTTAGGAGGATGGAACGAGATTCAGAAGAAATTCTTTGATGAAGGGGCAATATTTGACAAAATTAGGGCCAAAAAGTCTTAA